From Quercus lobata isolate SW786 chromosome 11, ValleyOak3.0 Primary Assembly, whole genome shotgun sequence:
tcttaaactctctaaaatacctctatcttttagttaaataatttttttttttttttgagaaaaactgaTCCACTTTATTAATGTGTAGAAAATCATGAAGTTACATCAACATAAACTAGATAAGTAATGTCGGATGGAACAGATTCCATCCAAATagataaaggaaaaaacttTCTAACTCTCCTAGCTAAAGCATGAGCAACTTTGTTGCCCTGTCGCTTAACATGAGAGAAAAAACAAGTTTGGAACAAACCCCTTAAAGACTTACAGTCTTTTATAATATGACCAATACTAGACCGGTCTGGACAGTGACCCACTAGTGCTTTTACCACAAGCACTGAGTCTCCTTCAAATACCGCATGTCTCAAGCCCAACTCTTCCATGAATAACATCGCTCTCCTTGCTGCCATTGCCTCAAGGACTTCCATAGTCGACggcatttcaattttttctgcTAGTGAGCCCACAACTTGACCCAAATCATTCCGCACCACAACACCAATCCCTGCTTTCTCTTCATCTACGAAATAAGCACCATCATAATTCACCTTATACATTCTTGCAACTGGTGGTACCCAGCACTGTGTCTAAGCCAGTTTTATCTCGGGTCTGCCAACTGAATTTCCATGGAACTCAGTGAGCAATGCTGTTGCCGCATCAAGGATCTTCTCAAGAGGCAAGTGCTGCTCGttaaagtgcattttgttacATCTGTTCCATGTTAACCACGCGACAACCATGAATAACTCCATATTTTCTTCCTACTGCCTTGCCGAGAAAACCAAGTCTGCAAAGGAACCCATACTCTGATCTTGGCTTCTTAATTTCTTGAACCTATGACCCCAACAACCCAGCACTTGATCACAGTCTCAAAGAGCATGGCGGACCgtaaaaaacacaaactggttaaaaaagtaatttattgTTCCTAACTTTTAgtctttttactttattttctcCATTCAATCTAAAACTTAGTACactctctatctcatttttaaatattattccaCGTTGCCTTacctctttcttttaaaaaaaatacgcacagttatttatatatcacttttaatttaaatattataacaccaatctaaaaaaagaattattgtATGTGCAAAGCGCGTATGATGAGTCTAGTTTTAAATAGTTACCAGAGTTTTTGATGATGgctaaaagtaattttaatagtaagttgaaattagaactaataacaactaatcaccttTGATTTGTTGTgggacaaagtttaactacaaaattagtaGTAGTTTaaagttacaaccttactcaatatatttttattaaaggtgaattttgacaaatccaccattgaattatattttcttcttatatccttcgtgcttgcaaaatttctaaagaattaaagatcaataactatgtcatcaataaattgtttaaattgcaagtttttgtaatttaaaattgcataaaatataagcttataaatcatatactaattaatatttgattggcacaaaatttaacatatatattaagagtgtaaagaacatgtaatccaactgttaaattttcaaaatatgtaataatgttaacaatattaagtaaggttgtaactttaagttacaaccaattttgtagctaaactttgtcctttattgtgaaagtgttgtgcATATGACATTTCTCTTTAACAAATCCTCAAATGagtattattctttttttttcttcttctttttaagtgATAGGGAATTTTTTAACTAAGAAATTCTCTAACTCCTTTTGCCTTAGGGATAAAAATATCCTTCGGGTTTGAATCATCCTTGGGGATAAGGATGCCCTTTAAGTTTGAGATCCCCTTTCAGGTCTGATGCCAACGAGGGCACCTTTCATTTCTTTCGTCAGGTATGACATCACCCGTCAAGCTATTTAATACTGACGGAGGATTACA
This genomic window contains:
- the LOC115966398 gene encoding uncharacterized protein LOC115966398; this translates as MYKVNYDGAYFVDEEKAGIGVVVRNDLGQVVGSLAEKIEMPSTMEVLEAMAARRAMLFMEELGLRHAVFEGDSVLVVKALVGHCPDRSSIGHIIKDCKSLRGLFQTCFFSHVKRQGNKVAHALARRVRKFFPLSIWMESVPSDITYLVYVDVTS